The following are encoded together in the bacterium genome:
- a CDS encoding HEPN domain-containing protein, with translation MTAAAMARSFLRRAAAVLREAERLHGDGAWNLVVRRCQEAVELALKGVLRAGPAGDRHGGAARR, from the coding sequence ATGACCGCGGCGGCGATGGCCCGCAGCTTCCTGCGCCGTGCCGCGGCGGTCCTGCGCGAAGCGGAGCGGCTGCACGGCGACGGCGCGTGGAACCTCGTCGTGCGGCGCTGCCAGGAGGCCGTGGAGCTGGCGCTGAAGGGCGTGCTGCGCGCGGGGCCGGCAGGCGATCGGCATGGCGGCGCCGCGCGCCGCTGA
- a CDS encoding acyl-CoA/acyl-ACP dehydrogenase translates to MDFGLSQDQELLQQSAAEFLVAECPPTLVREVARGGDGYPRALYRKMAELGWMGLVVPEQHGGSGLGMLDLALLCEQLGRAVVPGPFFSSAVLATLAILHGGASAQRKRWLPRLASGEAVGTLALLEESDRLDAAGVAMRARKRGGTWTLSGSKLFVTDAHVADLLVVACRTGGRNEEGVTLFLVPRETPGVTVLPLPSIDVTRRTTEVRFEHVELPADAVLGSPGRGWRTVARVRDAAAVLLAADSLGGAQRALELAVEYSKVREQFGRVIGSFQAVKHLAAEMVSEIEPARALVWYAAYAADALPREAPRAASMAKACLSDVYSRVANRAVQIHGGIGFTWEHDLHFWFKRAKWNELAFGDATWHRERVATLAKL, encoded by the coding sequence ATGGATTTCGGCCTCTCCCAGGACCAGGAGCTGCTGCAGCAGTCCGCCGCCGAGTTCCTCGTGGCGGAGTGTCCGCCGACGCTGGTGCGGGAGGTGGCGCGCGGCGGCGACGGCTATCCGCGCGCGCTCTATCGCAAGATGGCGGAGCTCGGCTGGATGGGGCTCGTCGTGCCGGAGCAGCACGGGGGCTCGGGGCTCGGCATGCTCGACCTGGCGTTGCTGTGCGAACAGCTCGGTCGCGCGGTGGTCCCGGGGCCGTTCTTCTCGTCGGCGGTGCTGGCGACGTTGGCGATCCTGCACGGCGGAGCGAGCGCGCAGAGGAAGCGATGGCTGCCGCGGTTGGCGAGCGGCGAGGCGGTCGGCACGCTGGCCCTGCTCGAGGAGAGCGATCGGCTCGACGCCGCCGGCGTCGCCATGCGGGCGCGGAAGCGCGGTGGCACGTGGACGCTGTCCGGGAGCAAGCTGTTCGTCACCGACGCGCACGTCGCCGACCTGCTGGTCGTCGCCTGCCGGACCGGCGGGCGCAACGAGGAGGGCGTGACGCTCTTCCTGGTGCCGCGCGAGACGCCGGGCGTGACGGTGCTGCCCCTGCCGTCGATCGACGTCACGCGTCGCACCACCGAGGTGCGCTTCGAGCACGTCGAGCTGCCGGCGGACGCGGTGCTCGGCTCGCCGGGCCGGGGGTGGAGGACGGTCGCCCGGGTGCGCGACGCGGCCGCGGTGCTACTCGCCGCCGACAGTCTCGGCGGCGCCCAGCGCGCGCTCGAGCTGGCGGTCGAGTACAGCAAGGTGCGCGAGCAGTTCGGACGCGTCATCGGCTCGTTCCAGGCGGTCAAGCACCTGGCGGCCGAGATGGTGAGCGAGATCGAGCCGGCGCGCGCCCTGGTGTGGTACGCCGCCTACGCCGCCGACGCGCTGCCGCGCGAGGCGCCGCGCGCCGCGTCGATGGCCAAGGCCTGTCTGAGCGACGTCTACAGCCGCGTCGCCAACCGCGCCGTGCAGATCCACGGCGGCATCGGCTTCACCTGGGAGCACGATCTCCACTTCTGGTTCAAGCGCGCCAAGTGGAACGAGCTCGCCTTCGGCGACGCCACCTGGCACCGCGAACGGGTCGCGACGCTGGCGAAGCTGTGA